The following coding sequences are from one Spirosoma linguale DSM 74 window:
- a CDS encoding BLUF domain protein (PFAM: BLUF domain protein~KEGG: pat:Patl_1378 BLUF domain-containing protein) produces MPDHCIVYRSHSSELMNENDLATILLQSRYDNKKADITGVLLCFYGQIIQVLEGKKLELDLLYARIQRDKRHTDVTTLINRPIAQRLFSSWSMGYQTLTSSQLEEFIVIVDLNSKKAIDLSQQSILKLIQEFCYMNQ; encoded by the coding sequence ATGCCTGATCACTGTATTGTTTATAGAAGTCATTCAAGCGAGTTAATGAACGAGAATGACTTAGCCACTATTTTATTGCAAAGTCGTTATGACAACAAGAAAGCAGATATTACCGGTGTTCTGCTTTGTTTTTATGGACAGATCATTCAGGTATTAGAAGGGAAAAAGCTTGAACTGGACCTACTGTACGCCCGCATTCAGCGCGACAAGAGGCACACGGATGTAACCACATTAATCAATCGACCCATTGCTCAACGCCTTTTTTCGTCTTGGAGTATGGGGTATCAAACGCTGACGAGTAGTCAACTTGAAGAATTTATCGTCATCGTTGATTTGAACAGTAAGAAAGCCATTGACCTTAGCCAACAGTCTATTTTAAAACTGATTCAAGAGTTTTGCTACATGAATCAGTAA
- a CDS encoding conserved hypothetical protein (KEGG: sse:Ssed_1896 hypothetical protein), with protein MIIQPRMVLESTLVCPVCNHQQQETMPTNACQYFYEYSYCQSLLRPILGHCCVYCSYGSVQCPPVQQQKACCL; from the coding sequence TTGATTATACAACCAAGAATGGTCTTAGAATCAACTCTAGTGTGTCCTGTGTGCAATCACCAGCAGCAGGAAACCATGCCTACTAATGCTTGTCAATATTTCTACGAATATAGCTATTGTCAGTCTTTGCTTAGACCTATACTAGGGCACTGTTGCGTATACTGTTCATATGGATCTGTTCAGTGCCCTCCTGTACAACAGCAGAAAGCGTGTTGCTTATAA
- a CDS encoding hypothetical protein (KEGG: pla:Plav_0458 peptidoglycan binding domain- containing protein): protein MGPINTNTKPELRQQPIKTALTEPELSQQLTEPALTELELSQTKPETDKNKGGRPRKAPDVTPWTVRGVDLETRTAIEKAATRTGKTIGQYMNEDLRQYAQEQLKKGNQPPMKQEDLRTELDDIKGMITQLADRIPVQEKRGFFQRLFG, encoded by the coding sequence ATGGGCCCAATTAATACAAATACAAAACCGGAGTTACGTCAGCAGCCTATAAAAACGGCACTGACAGAACCGGAGTTAAGTCAGCAGCTTACAGAACCAGCACTGACAGAACTGGAGTTAAGTCAGACAAAACCTGAAACAGACAAAAATAAAGGTGGACGTCCTCGTAAAGCTCCCGATGTAACACCTTGGACAGTTAGAGGTGTAGATCTGGAAACACGAACGGCTATAGAAAAGGCTGCAACACGAACGGGTAAGACTATTGGTCAGTACATGAATGAAGATCTACGCCAATATGCTCAAGAACAGCTAAAAAAAGGGAATCAGCCACCCATGAAACAGGAAGACTTACGTACTGAACTGGATGATATTAAAGGCATGATTACTCAACTTGCCGACCGAATACCGGTACAGGAAAAAAGGGGGTTCTTCCAACGGTTATTTGGTTAG